In Dehalococcoidia bacterium, the genomic window CGACCTCAGGGCGCTAGGGAGTTCATTCCAGGGCTCTCAGGCAGTGTGGGTAGCCCTGGCGCTGAAACAGGAGCTTAAATTCGCTCTGTGGGCCGCGATCTTAGGCCGACCTGCGTGAAAACGGCCTCTTTGGGGGGCAGCGATGTTCTCGGTGGAAGCATGCAGGGCGTCGGGTTCGGGCTTTAGCGGTCCCTACTCGCCACGCAGTCGTCGCAGCTCCTCCTCGAGCTGGCGGCTGCGGGCTTCGGCGGTATCCGCGCGGGCCTCGGCACGCTCGACCCGGGTTTCTGCCTGTATCCGAGCCGCACGCTCATCATCGAAGGTAGCGATGTGGCGACCGGTCCCGGGGGCGTACCACTCCAGTCGGCCGTCATGCCACCGGAGGTCCAGGGCCAGCACGTCGCTGCGGCCCTGAAGGATGCCCCCAGCGAGATTGGCGATCTCTATCGGCCGGTACTCACCTTCCACAAGACGCTCACCGGCGAGGCGCTCACCGTAATGTTCGCCCGTCTCGTCGAAACGCCAGTACTCGGGTATGCCGAAGGCGGCGTAGTCGTCGCGCTTCGAGCCCAGATCCCTCTCGGCCGTACTCGCAGACGCAACCTCAAGCACGAAGTCAGGGGGCTTGCCCTACTCGGAGATCACGTTCCCGTTGCTGCGGTAGTAGAGACTGGAGTCGACGTCGAAGGCGATCAGAAGGTCCGGGATCTGCCAGTGATCTGAGGACGTGCCCGGCCCCGGCACGATGTACAACCGTCCGCCATATATCGTGGTGTCCTCGCGTCCGAAGTGTTGAACCAGGAAGTAGACGTTGCCATTGACGGACAGGTGGGTAACCCAGTTTGCCTCGTCGGAGCAGCCCCTGGGCGGGTCGGGAAGACTGAACTCACCAGCTGGCATGTTCGCGGTCATATCGCACCTCGCGGGAGCGGCGAAATCATCCGAAGATCGAACGTGGGGGCCAGACGAGGCGGACAGTCACCAGGATGCTGATTCAGTCCCTCCTGAGCGGAAACAGCACAAACACTGCGAATGCGCGACGGTCCCTGTCGTCAGTGGCCTCGAATCCCTG contains:
- a CDS encoding Uma2 family endonuclease; protein product: MLEVASASTAERDLGSKRDDYAAFGIPEYWRFDETGEHYGERLAGERLVEGEYRPIEIANLAGGILQGRSDVLALDLRWHDGRLEWYAPGTGRHIATFDDERAARIQAETRVERAEARADTAEARSRQLEEELRRLRGE